Proteins found in one Alteromonas macleodii genomic segment:
- the fliJ gene encoding flagellar export protein FliJ, with the protein MSKQLERLAEFEREKEQREAQYYQQAQQNVNQQKQKLTSLEQYRIDYIKGIQQTGQAGVTATYYQQHLSFVGKLDKACEQQMQVIARARMAADQRKQIWLKQQQKVKAVTLLLDKKKLAEQKKEAKAEQAMMDEFATQRFFRAKRSPF; encoded by the coding sequence ATGTCTAAACAACTAGAGCGTCTAGCCGAGTTTGAGCGAGAAAAAGAGCAGCGAGAAGCCCAGTATTATCAGCAGGCTCAGCAAAATGTTAATCAGCAAAAGCAAAAACTAACTAGCCTTGAGCAGTACCGTATTGATTATATCAAAGGTATCCAACAAACAGGTCAAGCCGGCGTTACGGCGACTTATTATCAACAACACCTATCTTTTGTTGGAAAATTAGATAAAGCGTGTGAACAGCAAATGCAAGTGATTGCTCGTGCACGAATGGCAGCGGACCAGCGCAAGCAAATATGGCTAAAGCAGCAGCAGAAAGTTAAAGCTGTTACCTTGTTGCTTGATAAGAAGAAGTTGGCTGAACAGAAAAAAGAAGCTAAAGCCGAGCAGGCCATGATGGATGAATTTGCCACACAACGATTTTTCAGAGCTAAGCGCTCTCCTTTCTAA
- the fliQ gene encoding flagellar biosynthesis protein FliQ yields MSPEVFVEILREAMFMVIVLVSAVIVPSLIVGLVVAVFQAATSINEQTMSFLPRLLVTLLALSWGGNWLVQQLMDFTFRMVDMIPQVVG; encoded by the coding sequence ATGTCACCAGAAGTCTTTGTAGAAATACTGCGAGAAGCCATGTTCATGGTTATTGTCTTGGTGTCCGCGGTGATTGTTCCAAGCCTCATCGTGGGCTTAGTAGTGGCTGTATTCCAGGCTGCTACCAGTATCAACGAACAAACCATGAGTTTCTTACCTCGCTTGCTTGTCACGCTTCTCGCACTGAGCTGGGGAGGAAACTGGCTGGTACAACAGCTTATGGATTTTACTTTCAGAATGGTTGATATGATCCCGCAGGTTGTGGGGTAG
- the fliH gene encoding flagellar assembly protein FliH: MSGNKNFSENEINEAKAWDLPFVDDPRAARKDETTNALNKRSDWKYEPPEVEEEIKPPTAEEIEAIRQAAYDEGFQEGKEKGFEEGKAKGFETGLAEGKEQGHNEGLEQGLEEGRQQMAEQAEVWQMLAEKFHDPLSQANDETRDQLVKLAVTLAKAVIKTEVSTNQQVILQALSEGIKALPINQADYQIHMNPDDIELVKAHFGDEEIAKKGWSLVEAPAMERGGCDITTAQNAVDVSIERRCRNVIDKFLLNQGLSDD; the protein is encoded by the coding sequence ATGTCTGGTAATAAAAATTTCAGTGAAAACGAAATAAACGAAGCTAAAGCATGGGATCTACCGTTTGTCGATGATCCAAGGGCAGCTAGAAAAGACGAGACAACCAATGCACTGAACAAACGCTCAGATTGGAAGTATGAGCCCCCTGAAGTTGAAGAAGAAATCAAGCCTCCTACCGCTGAAGAGATAGAAGCTATTCGCCAGGCTGCCTATGATGAAGGTTTTCAGGAAGGCAAGGAAAAAGGTTTTGAAGAAGGTAAAGCTAAAGGTTTTGAAACTGGCTTGGCCGAAGGTAAGGAACAAGGTCATAACGAAGGTCTTGAGCAAGGCTTAGAAGAAGGTCGCCAGCAGATGGCTGAACAAGCCGAAGTGTGGCAAATGCTTGCTGAAAAATTCCACGACCCACTTTCTCAGGCTAACGATGAAACCCGTGACCAGCTGGTTAAACTTGCTGTAACACTTGCAAAAGCAGTTATTAAAACAGAGGTCAGCACTAACCAACAAGTGATACTTCAAGCGTTAAGTGAAGGCATTAAGGCGTTACCCATTAATCAAGCAGATTATCAAATTCACATGAACCCAGACGATATTGAATTGGTAAAAGCGCATTTCGGCGACGAAGAAATTGCTAAAAAAGGATGGAGTCTGGTTGAAGCCCCGGCGATGGAACGCGGAGGTTGCGATATTACCACTGCACAAAACGCCGTAGATGTGTCTATTGAGCGCCGGTGCCGTAACGTTATAGATAAATTTTTACTAAACCAAGGTTTGTCAGATGACTAG
- the fliG gene encoding flagellar motor switch protein FliG, with protein sequence MAEELANVEEPSYDVSKLEGVEKAAILLLSLSEEDAAQILKHLEPKQVQKLGSEMAKVDDMTQTKITSVHKHFIEEIQNYSTIGFQSQDFVKRALTAALGEDKAANLIDQILMGSGAKGLDSLKWMDSKQVASIIRNEHPQIQTIVLSYLEPEQSAEILAQFPEKVRLDLLMRIANLEEVQPAALQELNEIMEKQFAGQAGTQAAKMGGLKSAANIMNYLDTAIEGQLMDAIREQDEEMSQQIQDLMFVFDNLVDVDDKGIQAILREVQQDALLKAIKGADEELKDKIMRNMSKRAAEMLGDDLEALGPVRISEVETAQKEILSVARRLSDSGEIMLGGGGGEEFL encoded by the coding sequence ATGGCTGAAGAACTTGCCAATGTTGAAGAACCGTCATACGACGTCAGTAAATTAGAAGGCGTAGAAAAAGCTGCCATCTTACTACTTAGCTTATCTGAAGAAGATGCGGCGCAGATATTAAAGCACCTTGAACCAAAACAAGTGCAGAAGCTGGGTTCTGAAATGGCGAAAGTGGACGATATGACGCAAACCAAAATTACGTCAGTTCACAAACACTTCATTGAAGAGATTCAGAACTACAGCACGATTGGTTTCCAGAGCCAAGACTTTGTTAAGCGAGCACTAACTGCGGCCTTAGGTGAAGATAAGGCGGCAAACCTTATCGATCAGATCCTAATGGGCAGTGGCGCAAAAGGTCTAGATTCACTGAAATGGATGGACTCTAAGCAGGTGGCGAGTATTATTCGCAACGAACACCCGCAGATCCAAACCATTGTACTGTCTTATCTAGAGCCTGAGCAAAGCGCTGAAATTTTGGCGCAATTCCCAGAAAAAGTACGTCTTGATCTGTTGATGCGTATTGCGAATCTAGAAGAAGTTCAGCCAGCAGCATTGCAAGAACTAAACGAAATTATGGAGAAGCAGTTCGCTGGTCAAGCGGGAACGCAAGCGGCGAAAATGGGCGGTTTGAAGTCTGCAGCGAACATCATGAACTACTTGGATACCGCGATAGAAGGTCAGCTGATGGACGCTATTCGCGAGCAAGACGAAGAGATGAGTCAGCAAATTCAGGATCTTATGTTTGTCTTCGACAATTTGGTCGATGTAGACGACAAAGGCATTCAGGCAATATTGCGCGAAGTGCAGCAAGATGCGCTGCTTAAGGCAATTAAAGGTGCTGACGAAGAGCTTAAAGATAAGATTATGCGCAATATGTCTAAGCGTGCTGCTGAAATGCTTGGCGATGACTTGGAAGCTCTCGGCCCTGTTCGTATCAGTGAAGTGGAAACTGCACAAAAAGAAATTCTTTCTGTTGCCCGTCGACTTTCTGACTCAGGTGAAATCATGCTTGGCGGCGGTGGCGGTGAAGAGTTCTTGTAA
- the fliM gene encoding flagellar motor switch protein FliM: MSDLLSQDEIDALLHGVDDVEEEEVGSSDSDASTLEYDFSSQDRIVRGRMPTLEIVNERFARHMRVSLFNMMRRSAEVSINGIQMIKFGEYIHTLFVPTSLNMVRFRPLKGTGLITMEARLVFILVDNFFGGDGRYHAKIEGREFTPTERRIIQMLLKIIFEDYKEAWAPVMDVSFEYLDSEVNPAMANIVSPTEVVVISSFHIELDGGGGDFHVSLPYSMLEPIRELLDAGVQSDKEDTDLRWSKALRDEIMDVKVALTTHMLDVDVPLRDVMEFKPGDIIPVEMPETITVLIEDLPTFRAKLGRSRDNLALKIVEKIARPTSVKSELQLLTRGGRIIDNDAELQVLEEDL, translated from the coding sequence GTGAGTGATTTATTATCTCAAGATGAAATCGATGCCCTGTTACACGGGGTAGATGATGTAGAAGAGGAAGAGGTCGGCAGTAGCGACTCTGACGCTTCTACGCTCGAGTACGACTTCTCCTCGCAAGATAGAATTGTGCGTGGGCGTATGCCTACGCTCGAAATTGTGAATGAACGTTTTGCCCGTCACATGCGTGTAAGTTTGTTTAACATGATGCGACGTTCAGCTGAAGTATCGATTAACGGTATTCAGATGATTAAGTTTGGCGAATATATTCATACGTTGTTCGTTCCAACGAGTCTGAACATGGTGCGTTTCCGTCCGCTTAAAGGTACTGGGCTAATTACTATGGAAGCTCGCTTGGTGTTTATTCTGGTAGATAACTTCTTTGGCGGTGACGGCCGGTACCATGCCAAAATCGAAGGCCGTGAATTCACGCCCACGGAACGCCGTATTATCCAGATGCTGCTTAAAATAATCTTTGAAGATTATAAAGAAGCCTGGGCACCGGTCATGGATGTGTCGTTTGAATATCTAGACTCAGAAGTAAACCCTGCAATGGCGAACATTGTGAGTCCAACCGAGGTTGTAGTTATCAGCTCGTTTCATATCGAGCTAGATGGTGGCGGTGGCGACTTCCACGTGTCATTGCCATACTCAATGTTAGAGCCTATTCGCGAACTCCTAGATGCAGGTGTTCAAAGCGATAAAGAAGATACAGATTTACGTTGGAGTAAGGCACTTCGCGATGAAATTATGGATGTGAAAGTAGCATTAACTACGCATATGCTAGACGTTGATGTACCGCTTCGCGATGTGATGGAGTTTAAGCCTGGCGATATCATCCCTGTGGAGATGCCAGAAACCATCACAGTATTGATTGAAGATTTACCCACGTTCAGGGCTAAATTAGGTCGCAGTCGCGACAATTTGGCACTGAAAATTGTAGAGAAGATTGCAAGACCGACTTCAGTGAAGTCTGAGCTACAGTTATTAACCCGCGGTGGGCGCATTATTGATAATGACGCAGAACTGCAAGTACTCGAAGAAGACCTGTAA
- a CDS encoding flagellar hook-length control protein FliK: MLSLLSDELKAMQKLSSDEASSQLEALYSDATTDIAVDGAVLENGDVTNEADKNKATATASVMNAPNAISQSAMPINNSFEMTGDSQSDLLTALSELSPQSAQKATEAFAERVVTVMPSGAQQQAVKANIIAGINEFQQQVQQGREPGIDLTAIVSDAANEAAVNTEVIASMTARVDSQASQFLNLMTQTQASAQQAFASMVGQTDTVIQENTQLRAEASKSQQQFEGFDKAVNIHKPEGQQQLNEKIRWMVNARNTMAEIRLDPPEMGSMQVRVNVAGDAASVSFVVQSQQAKEALADAMPKLRDMLSEQGIELGDAEVRKDNSSGNENGQQLANDNSRGSGTENRGENDGLDDMGETRIIEQSVTRAAKGGIDFYA; the protein is encoded by the coding sequence GTGTTGAGTCTGTTATCTGATGAGCTTAAAGCGATGCAAAAGTTATCTTCAGATGAAGCCAGCTCTCAGTTAGAAGCATTGTATTCTGACGCAACCACTGACATAGCCGTTGACGGAGCTGTCTTAGAAAATGGAGATGTAACTAATGAGGCAGACAAAAATAAGGCAACTGCCACAGCGTCAGTAATGAATGCCCCAAATGCTATTTCTCAAAGTGCTATGCCTATAAATAATAGCTTTGAAATGACCGGTGATTCACAAAGCGACTTACTAACTGCGTTAAGTGAACTTTCCCCACAAAGCGCACAAAAAGCTACCGAGGCATTTGCTGAACGTGTAGTTACAGTAATGCCAAGTGGTGCCCAACAACAAGCTGTGAAGGCAAATATCATTGCTGGTATTAATGAATTTCAGCAACAAGTTCAGCAAGGTAGAGAGCCTGGTATTGATTTGACGGCTATTGTGAGTGATGCCGCCAACGAGGCAGCAGTAAATACCGAAGTAATTGCTTCAATGACTGCAAGGGTCGATAGCCAGGCGAGTCAGTTCCTTAACTTGATGACGCAAACACAGGCCAGCGCCCAACAAGCTTTCGCAAGTATGGTAGGTCAAACCGATACGGTAATACAAGAAAACACCCAGCTTCGCGCTGAAGCGTCAAAATCTCAGCAGCAGTTTGAAGGCTTTGATAAGGCGGTCAACATTCATAAGCCAGAGGGCCAGCAGCAGCTAAATGAAAAAATTCGCTGGATGGTGAACGCGCGCAACACCATGGCTGAAATACGACTCGATCCCCCGGAAATGGGCAGCATGCAAGTTAGGGTAAATGTTGCAGGTGACGCAGCAAGCGTAAGCTTTGTTGTTCAATCTCAACAAGCGAAGGAAGCGCTAGCCGATGCCATGCCTAAATTAAGAGATATGCTTTCTGAACAAGGCATTGAGTTAGGTGATGCTGAAGTAAGAAAAGATAATTCTTCGGGTAACGAAAATGGCCAGCAACTTGCAAACGATAATAGCAGAGGAAGTGGCACCGAAAACCGTGGAGAAAATGACGGTTTAGACGATATGGGCGAAACGCGGATTATCGAGCAATCAGTGACGCGGGCAGCCAAGGGTGGGATTGATTTCTACGCTTAA
- the fliF gene encoding flagellar basal-body MS-ring/collar protein FliF encodes MAEATGTNLTVPDQNQAADNEPENKSGFMDTLGSADMMRQMALVVVLVICVAIAIFILIWSQEPDYRPLAKMETQELIETLDYMDANQIDYKLEGNTVYVRSDEFQNIRLGMTRQGLTKSSDTGTDIIMQDMGFGVSQRVEMERLKHAREQQIASTIEDIASIQKARVLLAMPKENVFARREKKASATVVLTAKRGAVIAGEEVDAVVDIVASAVQNMEPSKVTVTDSNGRLLNSGSQDSMSARARKEYEIERQREQEYLEKIDAILIPVLGIGNYTAQADVTMDFTAMEQTQRSYNPDLPAVRSEMIVEENSVGGGVGGIPGALSNQPPLDSNIPENAVGGSQQTMPGRTAKESTRNYELDTTISHTKKQTGVIRRLSVSVAVDYTQVAGEDGAMTPTPRKQEEILNIRRLLQGGIGFDVTRGDSLEVVSVPFTRMDAGEIEDAPLWEQPGFLPILKLVVGGLVIIVLIIFVIRPMLRRLINPDESNEADEFDADEGLDLGDDTISMLTSDFDEGQVGFAPDGSLMLPDLHKDEDVLKAVRALVANEPELSAQVVKGWLMQDE; translated from the coding sequence ATGGCTGAAGCAACAGGTACAAACCTTACGGTTCCTGATCAAAATCAAGCAGCGGACAATGAGCCAGAAAACAAATCTGGTTTCATGGATACGTTAGGTAGCGCAGATATGATGCGCCAGATGGCCCTTGTGGTTGTTTTGGTCATTTGTGTGGCCATTGCTATTTTCATCCTTATTTGGTCACAAGAGCCTGATTATCGTCCCCTCGCTAAGATGGAAACCCAAGAGCTTATCGAAACTCTCGATTATATGGATGCGAATCAAATCGATTATAAGCTTGAAGGCAATACTGTTTATGTAAGAAGTGACGAATTCCAAAATATCCGCCTGGGTATGACACGCCAAGGGTTAACTAAAAGCTCAGATACTGGTACCGATATCATCATGCAGGACATGGGTTTTGGTGTAAGTCAGCGTGTTGAGATGGAACGTCTTAAACATGCGCGTGAACAGCAAATTGCCTCGACCATCGAAGATATCGCAAGTATTCAAAAAGCTCGAGTACTGCTGGCGATGCCAAAAGAAAACGTGTTTGCCCGTAGAGAGAAGAAAGCGTCCGCAACAGTGGTATTAACCGCTAAACGCGGTGCCGTCATTGCTGGTGAAGAGGTTGATGCGGTTGTCGATATTGTGGCATCAGCAGTTCAAAACATGGAGCCGTCTAAAGTAACGGTAACTGACAGCAACGGTCGTCTGCTTAACTCAGGCTCGCAAGATTCAATGAGTGCTCGTGCCAGAAAAGAGTACGAAATTGAACGCCAGCGCGAGCAAGAGTATTTAGAAAAAATTGACGCTATATTGATTCCAGTTTTGGGCATAGGTAACTACACGGCGCAAGCTGATGTTACGATGGACTTTACTGCAATGGAGCAAACCCAGCGTAGCTATAACCCAGACTTGCCTGCGGTTCGCAGTGAAATGATCGTCGAAGAGAACAGCGTAGGTGGCGGTGTTGGCGGTATTCCAGGTGCATTATCAAATCAGCCTCCGTTAGATTCTAATATTCCAGAAAATGCTGTGGGCGGCAGTCAACAAACCATGCCAGGGCGCACGGCAAAAGAGTCAACGCGCAACTATGAGCTTGATACCACCATTAGTCATACTAAAAAACAGACAGGTGTAATCCGCAGACTAAGTGTGTCAGTGGCAGTGGACTATACCCAAGTTGCAGGTGAAGACGGCGCTATGACGCCAACGCCACGCAAACAAGAAGAAATTCTTAATATTCGCAGACTATTACAAGGCGGGATTGGCTTTGACGTAACCCGCGGCGACTCGCTAGAAGTGGTTAGCGTACCCTTTACTCGTATGGATGCAGGTGAAATTGAAGATGCGCCTTTGTGGGAACAGCCTGGTTTTCTGCCAATTCTTAAGCTAGTTGTTGGTGGCTTGGTTATAATAGTACTTATCATCTTTGTGATTCGACCTATGCTACGTCGTCTTATCAACCCAGATGAGTCTAACGAGGCAGATGAATTTGATGCCGATGAAGGCTTAGACTTAGGCGATGACACAATTAGCATGTTAACGTCTGACTTTGACGAAGGACAGGTAGGCTTTGCGCCAGATGGTTCACTTATGCTACCTGACTTGCACAAAGACGAAGATGTACTTAAAGCCGTACGCGCGCTAGTGGCCAATGAACCAGAATTATCAGCCCAGGTAGTTAAGGGCTGGTTAATGCAAGACGAGTAG
- the fliP gene encoding flagellar type III secretion system pore protein FliP (The bacterial flagellar biogenesis protein FliP forms a type III secretion system (T3SS)-type pore required for flagellar assembly.) yields the protein MRKFAWLLLTLPLLLLVEPAYAQQGISAVTVTTNQDGSQDYTMTLQALFIMTALSLIPAFIMMMTSFTRIIVVLSILRQAIGLQQSPSNQILIGVSLFLSMFIMAPVFEEVNERALQPYLNEQLTSLDALEQAKGPMRAFMLSQTRVKDLETFVRIAGDEGKYADTNEVPLTILIPAFVTSELKTAFQIGFMLFIPFLIIDLVVASILMAMGMMMLSPMIVSLPFKLMLFVLVDGWNLIFGTLATSFGMGV from the coding sequence ATGCGTAAGTTTGCCTGGCTACTTTTAACCCTACCGTTATTGCTGCTCGTGGAGCCTGCTTATGCTCAGCAGGGGATTTCTGCAGTGACGGTTACGACCAACCAAGACGGTTCGCAAGATTACACTATGACGCTTCAAGCGCTGTTTATTATGACAGCGTTAAGCCTTATCCCTGCGTTTATCATGATGATGACATCGTTTACGCGTATCATCGTGGTACTGTCTATTCTGCGACAGGCAATTGGCCTTCAACAATCACCTTCGAACCAGATACTAATTGGCGTAAGTTTGTTTTTATCTATGTTCATTATGGCGCCGGTATTTGAAGAGGTGAACGAGCGCGCCTTGCAGCCCTATCTTAACGAGCAACTCACCAGTTTAGACGCTCTTGAGCAAGCCAAAGGGCCCATGCGCGCGTTTATGCTTTCTCAAACACGGGTAAAAGACCTAGAAACGTTTGTACGGATAGCCGGAGATGAAGGAAAATATGCAGATACCAATGAAGTACCGCTAACCATCCTTATCCCCGCATTTGTAACCAGTGAACTTAAAACCGCGTTTCAAATCGGTTTTATGCTATTTATTCCCTTTCTTATTATTGACTTGGTGGTAGCGTCTATATTGATGGCCATGGGTATGATGATGCTCTCGCCTATGATTGTATCTTTGCCGTTTAAGCTCATGCTTTTTGTATTGGTCGATGGCTGGAACCTTATTTTCGGAACGTTGGCGACCAGTTTTGGTATGGGCGTCTAG
- the fliN gene encoding flagellar motor switch protein FliN produces MSEDGMDDWAAAMAEQAESEAEQEAGDNEDVQVAELDELTDDAPITQEEKKKLDTILDIPVTISMEVGRSQISIRNLLQLNQGSVVELDRVAGEPLDVLVNGTLIAHGEVVVVNDKFGIRLTDVISQIERIKKLR; encoded by the coding sequence ATGAGTGAAGACGGTATGGACGATTGGGCAGCGGCGATGGCCGAACAAGCCGAATCTGAAGCGGAACAAGAGGCTGGCGATAACGAAGACGTACAAGTTGCTGAACTTGACGAATTAACTGACGACGCGCCTATCACGCAAGAAGAAAAGAAAAAGCTAGATACTATTCTAGATATTCCAGTGACTATTTCGATGGAAGTCGGCCGTAGTCAAATAAGTATCCGAAATCTGCTACAGTTGAACCAGGGTTCTGTGGTGGAGCTGGATCGTGTTGCCGGTGAGCCACTAGATGTATTAGTTAATGGCACGTTGATTGCTCATGGTGAAGTAGTAGTGGTCAACGACAAATTCGGTATTCGATTAACGGATGTTATTAGTCAAATTGAGAGAATCAAGAAGCTCAGATAA
- the fliE gene encoding flagellar hook-basal body complex protein FliE, producing the protein MDVKANSLYQEMQNMIGQTRLQVNEPQQQSLTEINSSASDFSTMLKNAVDGVNGMQLESKDAQQRFEMGDPSLSLAQVMLTKEKAGIAFEATVQVRNKVLEAYKTIMNMPV; encoded by the coding sequence ATGGACGTTAAAGCCAATAGTTTGTATCAAGAAATGCAAAACATGATAGGGCAAACTCGTCTTCAAGTTAACGAGCCTCAGCAGCAATCGCTTACTGAAATAAACAGCTCTGCAAGCGATTTCTCGACCATGCTTAAGAACGCGGTTGACGGTGTAAACGGTATGCAGCTTGAGTCAAAAGATGCTCAACAGCGCTTTGAAATGGGCGACCCAAGTCTAAGTTTAGCCCAAGTCATGTTGACAAAAGAAAAGGCAGGCATTGCTTTCGAAGCTACTGTTCAGGTACGTAACAAAGTACTTGAAGCCTATAAAACAATAATGAATATGCCGGTATAG
- the fliO gene encoding flagellar biosynthetic protein FliO has translation MLPLLFSQIAVAQSTQSITNPTSILSIFLSLLVVVGVIFALAYVMRRFNVTAMGGNQMKVAASMVVGTKEKIMVIQVGDEQHLIGVTSHNISHLSKLDKNLDVPVKGLNKATGEQQNGAEVFKQKLVAAMAGKLNPSLEKEKKEESKNA, from the coding sequence ATGCTGCCCCTTTTATTTAGCCAGATAGCCGTCGCGCAATCGACCCAGTCAATCACCAATCCCACGTCGATACTGTCAATTTTCCTTTCCCTGCTGGTAGTCGTCGGCGTTATTTTTGCCTTAGCGTACGTAATGCGTCGGTTTAATGTCACTGCTATGGGCGGAAACCAAATGAAAGTGGCCGCCAGCATGGTTGTTGGCACAAAAGAAAAAATAATGGTAATTCAGGTGGGCGATGAGCAGCATCTTATTGGTGTTACTAGCCACAATATTTCACATCTAAGCAAGTTAGACAAAAACCTTGATGTGCCTGTGAAAGGATTAAACAAAGCCACAGGCGAGCAACAAAATGGAGCTGAGGTGTTTAAACAAAAGCTTGTTGCTGCGATGGCGGGGAAGCTTAACCCCAGCTTAGAAAAAGAAAAAAAGGAAGAGTCGAAAAATGCGTAA
- the fliI gene encoding flagellar protein export ATPase FliI — protein sequence MTSPWHSHFESLTKQVSSPPVVAAGKLVRGIGLTLEAVGCQLPVGSQCLVQTIEGEIEAEVVGFGDDITYLMPTEAVRGIVPGSRVMPLNRQSGLPVGMGLLGRVVDGNGQPLDGLGEINAEARAPTTRPPMNPLIRRPINTPMDVGVRAINALNTVGVGQRMGLFAGSGVGKSVLLGMMTRGCEADVVVVGLVGERGREVKEFIHEILTEEERKRAVVVAAPADTSPLMRLKGCETAVTIAEYFRDKGMKVLLLIDSLTRYAMAQREIALAVGEPPATKGYPPSVFARLPALVERAGNGSERQGSITAFYTVLTEGDDLQDPIADAARAILDGHVVLSRALADSGHYPAIDIEASISRVMPMVVSEEHQLMARRIRQVYSNYKQNQDLISIGAYAKGSDPRIDLAIRAEPAINALLQQGIKQVIPYDESLEGMAALAKGLGQG from the coding sequence ATGACTAGCCCTTGGCATTCGCATTTTGAATCCCTCACAAAACAGGTCTCTTCTCCGCCGGTAGTCGCTGCCGGCAAGTTAGTTCGTGGTATCGGTTTAACTCTCGAAGCGGTGGGGTGTCAGCTACCCGTTGGCAGTCAATGTTTAGTACAGACCATTGAAGGTGAGATAGAAGCCGAAGTGGTTGGTTTTGGCGATGATATAACTTATTTAATGCCCACCGAAGCGGTACGCGGTATTGTACCAGGAAGTCGCGTGATGCCGTTAAACCGACAAAGCGGTTTACCGGTAGGTATGGGGCTTTTAGGGAGAGTGGTAGATGGTAATGGTCAGCCCCTTGACGGTTTAGGTGAGATAAATGCCGAAGCCCGAGCGCCGACGACTAGACCGCCAATGAACCCGCTTATCCGCCGTCCCATAAACACCCCGATGGATGTAGGCGTACGCGCCATTAACGCACTCAATACGGTTGGTGTAGGTCAGCGTATGGGGCTATTCGCAGGAAGTGGCGTGGGTAAAAGTGTGTTATTAGGCATGATGACCCGGGGCTGTGAAGCCGACGTGGTTGTTGTAGGGCTTGTCGGAGAGCGTGGCCGAGAAGTAAAAGAATTTATTCACGAAATCCTAACAGAAGAAGAACGCAAACGTGCGGTTGTAGTTGCAGCACCAGCTGATACTTCACCGCTTATGCGCTTAAAGGGCTGTGAAACTGCGGTAACTATTGCGGAATATTTTCGTGACAAAGGCATGAAAGTGCTGTTGCTTATTGATTCGTTAACCCGTTATGCCATGGCGCAGCGTGAAATTGCGCTGGCTGTGGGTGAGCCTCCAGCAACAAAAGGCTATCCGCCATCGGTCTTTGCTCGGTTACCTGCATTAGTTGAGCGAGCTGGTAATGGCAGCGAGCGCCAAGGCTCTATTACGGCCTTTTATACGGTACTAACAGAAGGGGACGATTTGCAAGACCCCATAGCCGATGCTGCTCGTGCCATTTTGGATGGTCACGTGGTCCTATCAAGAGCCCTTGCCGATAGCGGTCATTACCCTGCAATTGATATTGAAGCGTCGATAAGCCGTGTAATGCCAATGGTGGTGAGTGAAGAGCATCAACTTATGGCTCGTCGCATTCGCCAGGTTTATTCAAACTACAAACAAAACCAAGACCTTATTTCTATTGGTGCTTATGCAAAAGGGTCAGACCCACGTATTGATTTAGCGATTCGTGCAGAGCCTGCAATCAACGCTTTGTTACAGCAAGGAATAAAGCAAGTCATTCCTTATGACGAAAGCCTAGAAGGTATGGCGGCACTTGCCAAAGGGTTAGGGCAGGGATGA